The DNA region AACAGAAGACGGTGAGTCGCAAATATGTGTTTAGTTCATGTCAATCTCAATCGAGGTGACGGGGCTGATGTGTGTCGCAAAAGAGGCGGTGGGCTGCAGAGGCCTGGGTGATTCAGAGGCTTCCATGGTGGCTGGCCCGTCAAAGGTAGGGGGTGAGGTCTTGAGGTTTTGAAGGGCGCGATCAGTTGTGGTGCTGACAAGACGCCCCTGACGAAGGTTTTCGGCGAATAAAAAGTAACCTTCGGATGCTTCGACCAAGTATGATTGGAGGCCGCGGCTCTGGAGAAGAATCTTGGCGTTGGTGACAGGGTAATGATTGTCAATGAAGCGAGCCCAGCCTCGAGCAGCAGCTTGAATATGTTCGTCATCGCTGATCCGACTCCATCCAATGCCAAGATGAAGAGTGAAGTCATCGACGATGGGCTGCCCAAGAGAGTCGGACGAACCCAGCAGGGGGCTGGAGGCAGCACGGGTAGGGCTGGCCCGTCTGCTAGGCGAACTGTCGTCCCGGCTCACTTCGAGACGCTGAGATTTGTGACTTCTGAGAGAGGGTCTGGACTGAGACAGTTGCTGCTGAGCAAGGACCGCAGCTTCCATCTTGCGCGCTTCTTCTTTGGCGACCTGTTCCTCTAACCAAGTGCCAGATTGGCTGCTGGCATCCGCGACGTAGGCAGAACTCTTCTTGATGAGAGTCATGCCAGGGCCGTAGACGTACTCCTCTTCTGAGGTTTTGATGACAGGAGCGTCAACCACCTTCTCGGGGGGGTCAAGATTGACAGCAGCCTCGTCCCTGGATCTTTTGCGACCGGCGACTGACGAAGGGCTGCGAGCGAAATAGGCATTGTTGAGAGACAtggcttggtgttgttggacaAAAGGCTTGCCGAGCGAGCCCTGGTGAACTGCCTGTGGTGACATGGCGAGAACCGGCGATGAACCGTAGACGCGATCGAAAGACGGCATCTTGGGAATCTGTTGGATCACTAGAGGATGAGTGTGAGAAATGTAAGAAATGTGATTTTGATGCGAATGAAGTGACACTGGTCAGATCAAGCACGCCTCAGGTgcaggtgctggtgctgtgaTATTAGGAGTGGCTGTCAGGGGAAAGGTGGTGAAAAGTTTGAGGGAAGTAGGTCAAGGTAACGACGATGAGATTGGCCGGGGTGTACAAGACAATTGGCCAGGAGGAGTGGAGGTCAGAATATCCCAACCCAGAAAATAGTAATGGAATTGACCGCAGGTGAGgcgttgaggaggttggaaaCGGAGGTGAAGTGGTGGAAAGGGTACGCGGGTAAGAGCCGGCAAGGTGGAAGCCAGGCACGCGACGGCGACGAGAATGTGGGAGCCGTGTGTAAGTGGGAGACGACGGCGTGGTTGGCGTGGATCAGCAAGGGTCGAGAAGTGGTCAAGTCAAAgatgggaaggaaggagggaggaggtcaCAAATATATGTGTGATGGGAAGGTTGGGgtggaagagagaaaagagaaggaggaaaggaaACAGGGCGCAAGGTAAGATCtgggggaaagaagaagcagaagaggGCAGCGTGAGACATGCTTCGACCTGCGAGGCAGACAAAAAGGCATTGGAGCTTGCAGGTGGGTGGATGCGCCGCAAGAGAAAGGGTTTTGTAACATCCCATTGGCCGGCCCCCAAATAGCGGGTCTGGGCCCACTGAGACTCTTCTGATTGGGTCAAAATTGTTTGCAGCAagcgggcggcggcggaaGATAGCTGGCCCGAATGTGGTTAGATCGGCTGTTGCCCCCTTGGTCGTTCCGCCCCCGCTGACTGTCCCCGCTCTCGGTGGTCCATGCTGCTTCTCGCCTGGTGAGCCCGGCAGATTCGGCGCTTTTCTTGTCAGTCCCGCGCACCGCCTGGACCCCCAACTCCTCGTCTAAAGATACACGCCCCAGGTCCTGACTCTGTCCACACTCCAATGGCCAAGACACCAATCACTGCTCGTGAAACAGACCCTGATAGCTAGTGCCAACCCTTCCCCATTACACCCACGCCTCTTGTCACGTGCTACCAATGAGCTCAAGAACCACAATCGTTGTGACCATCCGCCGTCGTCTCGATCCTGTCTGCTTACCCTGCAGTGCCCAGCCACTGGCTGTGTCTGGATGCAGCATCAATTTATGCACTTTATGAACGGAAAGTATTGGTCTGTCTCTGAACTATTAGCCGTGGTGAAACAAGCAAAAACGCAGAGGCTGCTGCTCAGGGCTGGCGCAGCAAGGTCAAAGATCAGAGTGCGAGGTCAAAGCGAGTGTCTCTATGGTAATAATCATACAGCCGATATCAGACATGCTGGGTTGGTCTTGGCTAGAAACATAAAGCTCAACTAGACAAGTACAAGGACAGCGAGTACGAATAATCCCAAGTTTCCTTCCAACCGCCCTCTCCGCTCACTCCTCCTTTCTGGTTATCACAGGTAAGAGAAGCATGCTACCTGCTTGGCCCTGGACTGCCATCCATATGCTCCATGCTCCGCCGAATGGCCCGCTCAAACAAACTCACGTCATCAGCATTTTCAAGACCACCGTACAACCCCATCATGCCCGGCGTCTGTAATCCAGGCGGGCTTGGAATTCTTTCTTCTCGCTCACGTCTTCGTCGGCTGAGCCTTGAAAGCGAGTCAAATCCTGGAGACGTGCCACGGCGGGTTGGGACTGTGTAAGAGCCCCGCAATCGGCTCTGGTGCTGTGCTTCCGGCAAATTCTGGGGCGTTTGAGGTTGTGCCGAGGGCGGCAAAGAATCGTCGTAGATCTCaaaaggcggaggagacAATTGACGGCGTGGCGTCGTGGGTTCACCAGGGACGCTGTCCCGAGGTCGGATCCGATGGCGAGGAACCGTTGTGCTTGGTCGGCGAGGGGGACTCATTGAAGCACGGGGGTTGTTGTGTCTTCTGTCCGCATCATCCAACTGCGCTAGGGTCTAGAATAGGTGATCAGCATGGTCGTAAAGTATGATGAGACAAGAGTATGCCATACTCTGACAGCCCTTTGAACAATCGCCAGACGCTCAAAATcatgggtgatgggggacGAAGGCCAGACTGTTGGCTCTACCAGCCGTCTATATGTTGCTGGACGGGACGGGTATGCCGGTCCTCGTTCTAGCGTCTGCTCTCTGTCAACTGGAGGTACACGGTCGGTATGGATACCCGGAGTTGAAGCAGATGATTGGCCGGGTGAACCTGTTGGAAGGGATGGGTAAGTGTCGACTGAGTGGTACTCTGCCACTTGATTATGTCTAGGAGTCGACAGTACTGGCTGTTGGGACGGAGAAGGCGGTTGCCCATCAAGTTCTAGCGGGTGATCAGCCTTTATATTAGGCCTAGGTTGGCCTTCAACTGTTCTGGTGCGGTCCGGCAGTGTGAAGGTGGCCCCTTGATTCTGCTGAGCAAGAACTGAACTGGATGGCTCCGTGTCTGTGGAACGCCTAGATTCTGGTCTGTTACCGGGGGGCAAGAACCGTATGTTTTGGTCAGTCTGTGGTTGTTTGCCGCGCGCTTTAGCAGAAGAAGCCGGGGGAACGCTTGGAACAAATTCTGGTATCGCGGATGCATCCCCTGGTTTTGTAAGATAGTTGAGGAACTGGCGGTGGTGTCTCTTCTCTTTCAGACGTTGATCAagctcctcgacctcgaccatGGTCAGTGAAAGAATAGTGGGCTGGAGACGCAGCATTGTAGGGCTGATTCGAAGACACTGGATTCCTCGGACGGGTTTGGGGACAG from Podospora pseudopauciseta strain CBS 411.78 chromosome 6, whole genome shotgun sequence includes:
- a CDS encoding hypothetical protein (EggNog:ENOG503P44M), encoding MPSFDRVYGSSPVLAMSPQAVHQGSLGKPFVQQHQAMSLNNAYFARSPSSVAGRKRSRDEAAVNLDPPEKVVDAPVIKTSEEEYVYGPGMTLIKKSSAYVADASSQSGTWLEEQVAKEEARKMEAAVLAQQQLSQSRPSLRSHKSQRLEVSRDDSSPSRRASPTRAASSPLLGSSDSLGQPIVDDFTLHLGIGWSRISDDEHIQAAARGWARFIDNHYPVTNAKILLQSRGLQSYLVEASEGYFLFAENLRQGRLVSTTTDRALQNLKTSPPTFDGPATMEASESPRPLQPTASFATHISPVTSIEIDMN
- a CDS encoding hypothetical protein (EggNog:ENOG503P6Q5); translated protein: MLRLQPTILSLTMVEVEELDQRLKEKRHHRQFLNYLTKPGDASAIPEFVPSVPPASSAKARGKQPQTDQNIRFLPPGNRPESRRSTDTEPSSSVLAQQNQGATFTLPDRTRTVEGQPRPNIKADHPLELDGQPPSPSQQPVLSTPRHNQVAEYHSVDTYPSLPTGSPGQSSASTPGIHTDRVPPVDREQTLERGPAYPSRPATYRRLVEPTVWPSSPITHDFERLAIVQRAVRTLAQLDDADRRHNNPRASMSPPRRPSTTVPRHRIRPRDSVPGEPTTPRRQLSPPPFEIYDDSLPPSAQPQTPQNLPEAQHQSRLRGSYTVPTRRGTSPGFDSLSRLSRRRREREERIPSPPGLQTPGMMGLYGGLENADDVSLFERAIRRSMEHMDGSPGPSR